The nucleotide sequence CAGATATAAAGTTATCCAGAGGAAGTCCAATAGAAAATATATAGAAACACCTCTGTATATTGATTTCACAATGAATGACGATATTTCCCATATTGTTTTCCATACATCTATATAGCTTGCTGAAATTATTTTTTCAACGAACTGGCATATTTCATGAAATGGTATGCTAAGTAGTGATGCAGAAAGAAGTAAAATACAGAGTAAGGCCAACACTATAATATAAAATGAAAGTGTGGTTGCCTTTTATAATAGTTTTTTAATCTTACTCCTATCGGCATTAGTTGGGCATTTACATCCTTTTTATAGGGACTAAAGTCTATCTTCTGGAACTTATCAATTAACATTAAATAAATGAGAAGAATAGACCAGCAAAAAGTGATAGAGCCGACACAACATATCCTGCAAAATCCTTACCAAAGCCATCTACTGTTGTAATTGAAACCACAACTGAAATCATTAGTATCCCCCATTGGATTTTGGTAAAATAATATCGTGGCTTGTTCTTTTCTATGTTTGACGTTGTGCTATTAACTTCTGCATATTGAAAAAGATGTGCATCACTGACTAAACTTTTTAACGCTTCTCTAAAACTCATAAATATCTTGGTTTATATTTCGTTCAGCTTTAATTTCTTTTAAAAGTTTATGGCAATATTCCTGTATGGCTTTGAAATCAGGAAGTCCTGTTTGCTCGTCTGAAGTAATTCCTTCATCCGAAAGATAAATGGTAGGTCTTATACTTTGAATATCCTTTGAGATATCATAATTAGCATTTCTCCCCTGCTCGTCAGCGGTATAGATTCGACCTTTACCTTCACCGAGGGTCTGTTGGTCAAGTGTCATTTTTGAAACTTCTTGCATAATTTCTCTTGTTCCTTCTGAATTTATAGGCAGTTTTTGGTTGACAGGTCTTATACGAACTTCAACTTCAAATTCTTGTGCTGCCTCTGTCACTTTTTTGCGAAGACTTTCTGACAGTGGCAAAGGCGATGTAAAACTGAACATTCGTATAGCTGCAGATTTTTCATATTTTTCTTTGAGCCGTTTTGGAACAAATGGTTCCACATCTACCTTAAAGTAATTATCACATCCTCCCAATAATTCTCTTATGAATTCATTTATAGGACCTTGAATACTTTCTTCTGTATAGGATTGTGTTAGCAACACTGCATACTTGTCATTTAAGATAGGGTTCAAAAGTATGTAATACTTATCCAAGACTGCATAATTCGGTTTAATTTCAGTTTTACCTTCTTTTTTCTCTGTGTCTTGATACTCTCTTAATATACCATACTTACCTCCTTCAATAACACCATCTATCATCCAAGTATCTGAATATAGAGTCATTGGCAGCATATTACCATCGTCTATGCCAATGACTTTTTTACTTTTGTCATCTTTATGAAATTCGTCTTGTCCCACACCATTAATGAAAGAGGTAAAAAGATATTTCATTAGAGCCTTATCAGACATATCTGAGTTCTTCGCATATTTTTCTTTCAAAAAATCTCTAAAGGTTTTATTTTCATCTTGTTTTTTAGGCTTAAGACTAATTATGTAAACATTGAGTTTGGGGTTATGTGCCATATTTATTTTCAATTACTTCTCGTCAGAGCACGTGTTTAATGTTTTAAAATCAAAAACTTCATTATCAAGAAAAAGCTACATCATAATAGTTTTCAAATGAAAGAATATTATTCTTTTAGAAGAGGATTCTGTCCTCCTTTGGGAAGTCGCTTTACCATTTTGTCGAAGTCGCTTTCAAGTTGAGCCATTTCTCTTTGTCGGTATATATTGAATTCTCGCTCGGCTTTTTCTATTGCTTCTTGATGCGATACACTTCCTTTGCCTTCCAACAGTTTGCGTTGCAGGGCTATGATTTGGTTGTCAAGAGCTGAAATCCAGTCTGCCATACGCATGGGACGTTCTTCAAGGGCTTGGAACTCGGCAAAGTCTAAAAATTGCGACACAAATAGGTTGAGCCGTTGCAGTTCTTTTTCGGTGAGGTAATTCTTAGCTATCTTTACATCATCCTTAGTAATATAGTTGCCTTTGAAATTGGTCATGCCAACGAGAGGTTTTTCACTATCCACACGGTCGTAGATAATTTCTGCAGCCGTGTGTTCGTGTACGGCATAGTGGAGTTTATTCTGCACAGTAGCGAAGAATGTGCGGGTGAGATCAGTGCGCGGGTCATAATCCACAGACGTGGCGTAGATGTCTGTTACCTGCTGATAAAAGTTGCGCTCCGAAGCCCGAATATCCCGAATGCGCTGCAGTAATTCTCTGAAATAGCGGTTGCCACCTTGTTTGAGTCGGTCATCATCCATTGTAAAGCCTTTTTGGATATACTCGTGTAGTCTTTCAGTAGCCCAACGACGGAAGCGAGTTGCTATCTGAGATTGCACACGATAACCAAGAGCGATAATCATATCAAGATTATAGTGGTCAATATTGCGCTGGACATT is from Prevotella melaninogenica and encodes:
- a CDS encoding virulence RhuM family protein — encoded protein: MTKGKNDNHLIIYQDDNGLVKINVRFADEDVWITQGQLAEIYDTTQQNIALHIKNIYANNELTDESTHKKYLLVRQEGSRNVQRNIDHYNLDMIIALGYRVQSQIATRFRRWATERLHEYIQKGFTMDDDRLKQGGNRYFRELLQRIRDIRASERNFYQQVTDIYATSVDYDPRTDLTRTFFATVQNKLHYAVHEHTAAEIIYDRVDSEKPLVGMTNFKGNYITKDDVKIAKNYLTEKELQRLNLFVSQFLDFAEFQALEERPMRMADWISALDNQIIALQRKLLEGKGSVSHQEAIEKAEREFNIYRQREMAQLESDFDKMVKRLPKGGQNPLLKE